From Equus przewalskii isolate Varuska unplaced genomic scaffold, EquPr2 ChrUn-9, whole genome shotgun sequence, a single genomic window includes:
- the RXFP4 gene encoding relaxin-3 receptor 2: MPTPNTSAPLPAFRGNTSGGSVLSTDDAAMPVEFPALRVVVALAYGLVGAVGLLGNLAVLWVLGNCARRVPSDTFVFNLALADLGMALTLPFWAAESALDLHWPFGGALCKMVLTATVLNVYASIFLITALSVARYWVVAMATGPGTHLSLFWARMATLAVWMAAALVTVPTAVFGAESEVCGVRLCLMRFPSKYWLGAYQLQRVVLAFMVPLGIITTSYLLLLAFLRQRQRRRQDSRVVARSVRILVASFFLCWFPNHVVTLWGILVKFDLVPWDSTFYIIHSQVSHVTTCLAHSNICLNPVLYCLLRREPRRALADTFRDLRARLWPQGRGWVEQVALNEVGRRWVGSTP, translated from the coding sequence ATGCCCACACCCAATACTTCTGCCCCGCTGCCTGCATTCCGGGGCAACACCTCTGGAGGCAGCGTGCTGAGTACTGATGATGCTGCGATGCCTGTTGAATTCCCAGCCCTGAGGGTTGTGGTTGCCCTGGCCTACGGGCTTGTGGGGGCTGTCGGCTTGCTGGGAAACTTGGCCGTGCTGTGGGTGCTGGGTAACTGTGCTCGGCGAGTTCCTTCCGACACTTTTGTCTTCAACCTGGCTCTGGCAGACCTGGGGATGGCACTTACTCTCCCCTTCTGGGCAGCTGAGTCAGCACTGGACCTCCACTGGCCCTTCGGAGGTGCCCTCTGCAAGATGGTCCTGACGGCCACTGTCCTCAACGTCTATGCCAGCATCTTCCTCATCACGGCGCTGAGTGTTGCCCGATACTGGGTGGTGGCCATGGCTACAGGACCAGGCACCCACCTATCACTCTTCTGGGCCCGTATGGCCACCCTGGCAGTGTGGATGGCAGCTGCCCTGGTGACAGTGCCCACGgctgtctttggggctgagagtGAGGTGTGTGGCGTGCGTCTGTGCCTAATGCGCTTCCCCAGCAAGTATTGGCTGGGAGCCTACCAGCTTCAGAGGGTGGTGCTGGCCTTCATGGTGCCCCTGGGCATCATCACCACCAGCTATCTGCTGTTGCTGGCCTTCCTGCGGCAGCGGCAACGGCGTCGGCAGGACAGCAGGGTTGTAGCCCGCTCTGTCCGCATCCTGGTGgcctccttcttcctctgctggTTCCCCAACCATGTGGTCACTCTCTGGGGCATCCTGGTGAAGTTTGACCTGGTACCCTGGGACAGCACTTTCTACATCATCCATTCCCAAGTCTCCCATGTCACcacctgcctggcacacagcaacaTCTGCCTCAACCCTGTGCTGTACTGTCTCCTAAGGCGGGAGCCACGAAGGGCCCTGGCAGACACCTTCAGGGATCTGCGAGCAAGACTGTGGCCCCAGGGCCGAGGCTGGGTGGAACAGGTGGCCCTAAACGAGGTAGGCAGGAGGTGGGTTGGAAGTACCCCCTAG